A single window of Saccharomyces kudriavzevii IFO 1802 strain IFO1802 genome assembly, chromosome: 16 DNA harbors:
- the MRI1 gene encoding S-methyl-5-thioribose-1-phosphate isomerase MRI1 (similar to Saccharomyces cerevisiae MRI1 (YPR118W); ancestral locus Anc_3.451) has translation MSLEAISFNRSNPERVSVKILDQLLLPYTTKFVPIHTIEDGYSVIKKMQVRGAPAIAIVGSLSVLTEVQLIKCNITSNVKELYNLSNWESIKKMVNEKLDFLLSSRPTAVNLSNSLAEIKNILKSSNDLEVFDRDLYSYVCKLVDDDLANNMRMGDNGAKYLVNMLEKDGFKGAFAVLTICNTGSLATSGYGTALGVIRSLWKDSLAKTQKVRSGSNDEKHPKMDHVFPLETRPYNQGSRLTAYELVYEKIPSTLITDSSIAYRISTSPIPIKAAFVGADRIVRNGDTANKIGTLQLAVICKQFGIKFFVVAPKTTIDNITETGSDVIVEERNPDEFKLVTGTVVNPEDGSLVLNASGDPISGKVGIAPPEIDVWNPAFDITPHEFVDGIVTEEGVFTKNDQGEFDLRSLF, from the coding sequence ATGTCATTGGAAGCTATTAGTTTCAACAGATCAAATCCAGAAAGAGTTTCGGTAAAGATACTTGATCAATTGCTTTTACCATATACCACTAAATTCGTTCCAATTCACACAATTGAGGATGGGTATTcagtcatcaaaaaaatgcaagTGAGAGGTGCTCCGGCAATTGCAATTGTGGGTTCTCTATCAGTTTTGACTGAAGTCCAATTAATAAAATGTAACATAACTTCCAATGTTAAAGAACTTTACAATTTGTCAAACTGGGaatctataaaaaaaatggtaaacGAAAAGTTGGATTTTCTCTTGAGCAGCAGGCCAACAGCGGTCAATTTATCGAATTCCCTTGCAGAGATTAAAAACATattgaaatcttcaaatgatCTCGAAGTTTTTGACCGTGATTTATACAGTTACGTCTGCAAGTTAGTAGATGATGATTTAGCAAATAACATGAGAATGGGTGATAATGGAGCTAAATATTTGGTAAATATGTTAGAAAAGGATGGTTTCAAGGGCGCATTTGCTGTCCTAACCATCTGTAATACTGGTTCCTTGGCGACTTCTGGATATGGCACGGCTTTGGGAGTTATCCGTTCTTTGTGGAAGGATTCACTCGCTAAGACTCAAAAAGTACGTTCAGGATCgaatgatgaaaaacaTCCTAAGATGGACCATGTATTCCCATTGGAAACACGGCCTTATAACCAAGGGTCAAGGTTGACCGCGTACGAACTTGTTTACGAAAAAATTCCATCAACTTTGATTACAGACAGTTCCATCGCATATAGAATTAGTACCAGTCCAATTCCAATCAAGGCGGCCTTTGTCGGGGCTGACAGAATCGTCCGCAATGGAGACACAGCAAATAAAATTGGTACCCTACAACTTGCTGTAATTTGTAAGCAATTTGGAATTAAGTTTTTTGTAGTCGCCCCTAAAACAACTATCGATAATATAACCGAAACTGGTAGTGACGTTATTGTGGAAGAACGTAACCCCGACGAATTCAAATTAGTCACTGGTACGGTTGTTAATCCTGAAGATGGTTCCCTGGTTCTGAATGCATCAGGTGATCCCATCTCAGGAAAGGTTGGAATTGCCCCGCCTGAGATTGATGTCTGGAATCCTGCTTTCGATATTACTCCACATGAGTTTGTTGACGGAATTGTTACTGAAGAAGGAGTATTTACCAAGAATGATCAGGGTGAATTTGATCTACGAAGTCTTTTTTAG
- the HOB2 gene encoding Hob2p (similar to Saccharomyces cerevisiae YPR117W; ancestral locus Anc_3.443): MSELPWSQIWDASKFFLIFMLSIISIQKITSSFVSWILVLRNSTIRKISFGYFFGTSIRRVCILTDFAELYIGKISLRISWKPGIVFHNVDLKLFEKRGDAMIHPTRDSKTYFNPEDQTFTFVINKRILSLLKLVFSFSTFFHTLALTVPNGKTYKLNIGSITISHPHDDTIKLEAFLHDFTHSETNDTLNHTGFFMVCKIAKENDKDTKCSKVILKNWKSSLKISDVCWHLPEKKEKIPNEDSIEPSCASAEAEILSVYRRMLRPCRYPLKTLNILDLKVENVKFIYKKKFTIRISSAQVYLESISILNNVSALELLPLNKPTWGDFELSLSANAVVIDIDGNTAIRIPFGNVILTSDILLFLLDDVPLQKTKISSILNIINPSVFLTIHQVLEILHLVDKFDTSGATSDTSSDGKSLSILDLDIDRLPSFNFELLMSNFISRLHISDEENVTFKVFSMHALFSRNNMSMSSKKGNPMAMCPDWPFAKQGLVCDQLSNYIKIVGTSLSYLRIPTEDDASPVSIPVCGFERLDTFLDEFSNSKLNVQSTLRHSYVSLENVEVLHTLSRAFDKIYLLISSRKKRNAAYKVKNKKMEDSKKVNKNFNWSLKLRVKDISCSLLISGFLPKFLDPVEAENFNLSDVTRGAKVVLTESILLADNQEKNFTIVDASVYRFMDDTAHESVPDDIFRFTNLLLSFNDLSEIRFSLPKIKLKMDVNIIWLLFYIQSIWMKFRPNSIPSKASVSGSNSVDILDRLGVDIGKLVIEVTLPHDAEVLLVLENIALSNSTKKLTISSLSAYVVSVYVKHIKVYVSLMNINGFELNIKDSIHKKSLAIDSSLIHFHTEYHFRFYMITDNIVTLYKSYKQIKLAFSNLHEFERLYPQRQFPKKISNFRICSQDFLIDIEEDPFEQELGLILKVGVLEQRERLKKLEEFKEKLSTYEDMNVRLRSLYDASRGQTFFPDFYANDQEYEEKAYLRLLENFSTSWIARYRKAKLSFYGMPYRVICREELGIKYHLFTRQKTSTVANLVVKDFDFQLGGPSFPLDSYMNFVYEYGKKVPKTTKYTLLIILGLKIKSTLWELRLRDYPIPAISFPDTFTTGDVIFAEKMPAPCALQTVYVPFVRSAQEMPYNSASTIYGSHIIRTINSVKTYFNIRSIVTSSSPARITWGKSLQPGYESLMLWFDFLTKPLIDPSQKLGFWDKFRYLVHGKWTYEFSVHSEIHLNIKGSHDPYKITDDGAGLAFCWSGGTTIYVHNSADPKEFLKIESQRFQLAVPDFAKVSKFDKVFMKLDGRVIWTLGLLFEQGDISRAGDEERFLPNRPHYEIQLMNPDGIADLDHHDTYRGFRTSFIHMSFGVYSSEHGSMNSLYLAPYALTHFFKWWNLFHTYTSGPIRQGRLFTDLLQNKMKFGRSLFTIAYQLHLKRLMVTHIYRHITTQYDLEKDSKITFTGLKGRFDSLKFDLHQKKIKLTHTNQKLNKSKPVWKFKMSRGEIDCAEADIRILSTMFDQEAVKRILTTGLDGILEEEPSRPISPQDVEHLRESDWYDFEDYIDLNQVPLGSSLPLKLEAIPLLYSPRISYFRKVNDDGYVLAYPFGTEESHDCLIGKNHPELTQERLATERKQEIEEQLNALMTTLSTTQSKKSGSLVKKSSEGRAGEIKAEVAELRHRLHTVNTILSDLKISEAIPEENVDGDDDVSSSLTDKDDNLDDVIPTPTRISLLRTNTVESFVSMRKASALQVESTYDNRFMVHNIELKIDNNIRHHLLEYASSAFERKSMRFALTYKSVSILKELLGNVLTGVRTSIEDYESMLEDDLASNSEFIEHFEQLIRDVPSDDFDYVDNYLFRLISPQVQIKSDVERNAAVILAARDIEMGIIDIVQVYGKSGKRIPVDVDTIVETRYSAVSKDIQLFTLFKKDLDGPEGRFFHKNGYGLDKESDVWPPWIPLEMCFDGSLLDKHVFLKRRSMFLTYVAPNPLFFSANNISSFSCDSRFRIAFPGLILTSDCQQYCAVYAIAEDLLSFGSSLDEKVEKLSRILFTDEVRNNLENLDVSVVTALQDRIKELYYTRAYLKLHDPRLFRKSGQELTFDIQTSTLKLTLLMTAIKKTYDRMGSGNRIIQKKLRWQVGTDELIWELYDGSKTPFVTIGLGPSTFIRSETSDGTNSNKVSISSLQCFNQQQHPIYTELLAPFSENSSYNKNAPMAEIFWILGPSVGGISDLQDLIVSLQPLIFKMDHKTSEKLMNYLFPKIEQTCIEPSSPDQVPRTSTSSFHLSSPGLRHSFSNGSLSANDAKDVDSWDLRSIQSNKGGLRERKDDHRKISASLFVQPDYNINEMVKRSGTFFNVKSIVIRKTLMSVCYKGSHSLLTDVNDLIVRVPVLKYHNKLWSREEFFTALKRDVVRIVLQHLGNIIGNKFLPHKKENKKKTSMEIHRLLSPDFESRNTSHIREIKGHPDSFDFSTSSSGARSINSDAAYDENDINAEIKPFYPVISNSPKNK; the protein is encoded by the coding sequence ATGTCTGAGTTACCGTGGTCTCAGATTTGGGATGCttctaaattttttttaatcttTATGCTTTCCATTATATCAATTCAGAAAATTACAAGCTCCTTTGTATCATGGATATTGGTGCTACGCAATTCCACGATacgaaaaatttcatttggATACTTTTTTGGTACTTCAATAAGGCGAGTATGTATCTTAACAGATTTTGCTGAACTATATATTGGTAAGATAAGTTTGCGAATAAGTTGGAAACCAGGAATCGTGTTCCACAATGTCGATTTGAAACTATTTGAGAAGCGTGGTGATGCTATGATTCACCCAACCAGAGACTCAAAAACGTACTTCAATCCTGAGGATCAAACGTTTACCTTTGTAATTAACAAACGAATTCTATCACTTTTAAAACTTGTGTTTTCATTCTCCACCTTTTTCCATACTTTAGCACTGACAGTACCGAATGGAAAAACATACAAATTAAATATCGGATCTATAACGATATCACATCCGCATGATGACACCATTAAGCTGGAGGCATTTTTGCATGATTTTACCCATTCCGAAACAAATGATACCTTAAATCATACTGGCTTTTTTATGGTGTGTAAAATtgcaaaggaaaatgacaaGGATACCAAATGCTCGAAGgttattttgaagaattggaaatcGAGTCTAAAGATAAGCGACGTTTGCTGGCACCTTccagagaaaaaagaaaaaattccaaatgAAGATAGTATCGAGCCTTCCTGCGCAAGCGCAGAGGCAGAAATACTCTCTGTATATCGTAGGATGCTGAGGCCTTGTCGTTATCCTTTAAAGACTTTGAATATCCTGGATCTCAAGGTAGAAAACGTGAAGTTTatttacaagaaaaagtttaCGATACGAATTTCAAGTGCTCAAGTTTACCTGGAATCGATTTCCATTTTAAATAACGTTTCCGCTCTGGAACTTTTACCTTTAAATAAACCTACATGGGGTGATTTTGAACTATCACTCTCTGCAAATGCTGTTGttattgatattgatgGCAACACTGCAATTAGAATTCCTTTTGGAAATGTGATATTGACGTCTGATATTTTACTATTTTTACTGGACGACGTACCTctacaaaaaacaaagatatCGTCCATATTAAACATCATAAATCCTTCAGTATTTCTCACAATACACCAAGTGCTGGAAATCCTTCATTTggttgataaatttgatacTTCAGGAGCTACATCAGATACAAGCTCAGACGGTAAGTCATTAAGTATTTTAGATTTAGATATTGATCGATTGCCCAGTTTCAACTTCGAACTGCTGATGTCAAATTTTATATCAAGGCTACACATATCAGATGAAGAGAACGTGACATTTAAGGTTTTCAGCATGCACGCTCTTTTCAGCCGTAATAATATGTCTATGTCTTCCAAGAAGGGAAATCCGATGGCTATGTGTCCAGATTGGCCATTTGCCAAGCAAGGCTTAGTATGCGACCAATTATCTAACTACATTAAAATTGTGGGTACATCACTCTCTTATCTGAGAATTCCAACAGAGGATGACGCTAGTCCGGTGTCTATACCAGTTTGTggttttgaaagattagACACATTTTTGGATGAATTCTCCAATTCTAAATTGAATGTTCAGTCGACACTACGGCATTCATATGTCAGCCTTGAGAACGTTGAAGTTTTACATACTTTAAGCCGCGCATTCGATAAAATTTATTTACTAATATCAAgtaggaaaaaaaggaatgcAGCTTATaaagtaaaaaataaaaaaatggaggATTCGAAAAAGGTTaataaaaacttcaatTGGTCATTGAAGCTTAGAGTAAAGGATATCTCATGCTCTTTATTGATATCTGGctttcttccaaaatttcTAGACCCCGTGGAGGCAGAAAACTTCAACTTGTCTGACGTAACTAGGGGTGCTAAAGTTGTGCTCACAGAATCGATATTACTAGCGGacaaccaagaaaaaaatttcaccaTTGTAGATGCATCAGTATATCGTTTCATGGATGACACTGCTCACGAATCGGTACctgatgatatttttcgcTTTACCAACTTATTACTGAGCTTTAACGACTTGAGCGAAATTCGTTTTTCACTTCCAAAAATCAAGTTGAAGATGGATGTGAATATAATCTGGCTTTTGTTCTATATTCAGAGTATATGGATGAAGTTTCGCCCCAATTCAATACCAAGTAAGGCATCCGTGAGCGGCTCAAACTCTGTTGACATTTTAGATAGGCTAGGGGTAGATATTGGAAAACTTGTCATCGAGGTCACGCTTCCTCATGATGCAGAGGTGCTCCTGGTATTAGAAAACATTGCCCTTTCGAACTCTACTAAAAAACTCacaatttcatcattatctgCGTATGTGGTGTCCGTTTATGTGAAGCATATTAAAGTATACGtttcattgatgaataTTAATGGCTTTGAGTTGAATATAAAAGACTCAATCCACAAGAAATCTTTAGCCATAGATTCCTCGTTGATTCACTTTCATACAGAGTACCACTTTAGATTCTACATGATAACTGATAACATCGTTACATTGTATAAATCTTATAAGCAGATTAAACTGgcattttccaatttgcATGAATTTGAAAGACTGTATCCTCAACGGCAGTttcccaaaaaaatatcgaaCTTCCGTATCTGTTCTCAAGATTTTCTAATcgatattgaagaagatccTTTCGAGCAAGAGTTAGgattgattttgaaggtTGGTGTTCTAGAACAACGTGAGAGATTAAAGAAACTCGAagaatttaaagaaaaactatCAACATATGAAGATATGAATGTACGTTTGAGATCATTGTATGACGCCTCCCGAGgtcaaactttttttccagaCTTCTATGCCAACGATCAggaatatgaagaaaaagcttACCTCAGGTTGCTAGAAAACTTTTCAACGTCGTGGATTGCTAGGTACAGGAAGGCAAAACTCTCTTTTTATGGTATGCCTTATCGCGTTATCTGCCGTGAAGAACTTGGCATAAAATATCACTTGTTTACTAGACAGAAAACTAGTACAGTTGCTAACTTGGTTGTGAAAGATTTCGACTTCCAATTAGGTGGTCCTTCTTTCCCTTTAGACAGTTATATGAACTTTGTATATGAGTACGGAAAGAAAGTCCCAAAGACCACAAAGTATACTTTGCTCATTATACTCGGCCTCAAAATTAAAAGTACTCTATGGGAGTTGCGGCTAAGAGATTATCCCATACCTGCAATATCTTTTCCTGACACATTTACCACGGGTGATGTCATATTTGCTGAGAAAATGCCAGCACCTTGTGCTCTTCAAACCGTTTATGTTCCTTTTGTTAGGTCTGCGCAGGAAATGCCCTATAATAGCGCCAGCACTATATATGGTTCGCACATCATTCGTACTATTAATTCGGTCAAAACATATTTCAATATCAGGTCGATTGTGACATCCTCTTCTCCTGCTAGAATAACATGGGGAAAGTCTTTACAACCTGGTTATGAGTCTTTAATGCTTTGGTTTGACTTTCTAACCAAACCGCTTATCGATCCATCCCAAAAGCTAGGATTCTGGGACAAATTCAGATATTTGGTACATGGTAAGTGGACGTATGAATTTTCAGTGCACAGTGAGATCCATTTAAACATAAAAGGTTCACATGATCCTTATAAGATTACTGATGATGGTGCAGGCCTAGCTTTCTGCTGGTCAGGTGGTACCACAATTTATGTTCACAATTCTGCAGACCCTAAAGAGTTTTTAAAGATCGAATCCCAAAGATTTCAGTTGGCAGTGCCAGATTTCGCCAAGGTCAGTAAGTTTGATAAAGTCTTTATGAAACTTGATGGAAGAGTAATCTGGACTTTAGGTTtactttttgaacaagGTGATATATCCAGGGCTGGCGACGAGGAGAGGTTTCTTCCAAACAGGCCTCATTACGAAATTCAGCTAATGAATCCTGACGGAATTGCAGATTTAGATCATCATGATACCTATAGAGGGTTTAGAACTTCTTTTATTCACATGTCATTTGGCGTGTACTCTTCGGAGCATGGTTCGATGAATAGTCTTTATCTTGCACCATACGCCCTAACACACTTTTTCAAGTGGTGGAACTTATTCCATACATACACATCTGGCCCTATTAGGCAAGGACGTTTATTCACAGATTTGCTTCAAAACAAGATGAAGTTTGGACGCTCGTTATTTACCATAGCGTATCAGCTACATTTGAAGCGACTAATGGTCACACATATTTACCGACACATTACTACTCAATAcgatcttgaaaaagatagCAAGATTACTTTCACCGGTTTAAAGGGTAGATTCGATTCTTTGAAGTTTGATCtacatcaaaaaaaaattaaactGACCCATACGAATCAGAAATTAAATAAATCGAAGCCTGTGTGGAAGTTTAAAATGTCTAGGGGCGAGATTGACTGTGCTGAAGCAGATATTAGAATTTTGTCCACAATGTTTGATCAGGAAGCAGTGAAGAGAATTCTCACTACTGGTCTTGATGGTATACTTGAGGAGGAGCCGTCGCGTCCTATCTCTCCGCAAGACGTTGAGCACTTACGTGAATCTGACTGGtacgattttgaagattatATAGATTTGAATCAAGTACCACTAGGTTCCTCACTTCCACTCAAATTAGAAGCAATACCTTTGTTGTACTCACCTAGGATATCTTATTTTAGAAAAGTAAACGATGATGGCTATGTGCTAGCTTATCCTTTCGGTACTGAAGAATCGCATGATTGTCTGATAGGCAAGAACCACCCAGAATTAACGCAGGAAAGGTTAGCGACAGagagaaaacaagaaatagaagaacaATTAAATGCCTTGATGACCACATTGAGCACAActcaatcaaaaaaaagcgGAAGTTTGGTGAAAAAGAGCTCAGAAGGCCGAGCAGGTGAAATAAAGGCAGAGGTGGCTGAACTAAGGCATAGATTACACACAGTCAACACTATTTTGAGCGAtctaaaaatttcagaagctattcctgaagaaaatgttgatggtgatgatgatgtttcCAGCTCACTTACCGATAAGGACGATAATCTGGATGATGTAATTCCGACTCCAACTAGAATATCATTATTAAGAACCAATACAGTCGAATCCTTTGTATCAATGAGAAAAGCTTCTGCTTTGCAAGTTGAGTCCACTTATGACAACCGGTTTATGGTTCATAATATCGAGTTGAAAATTGACAATAATATCAGGCATCACCTTTTGGAATATGCCTCCAGCGCTTTTGAACGGAAGTCTATGAGATTTGCTTTGACTTATAAATCTGTAAGCATATTGAAAGAGTTACTCGGAAATGTCTTGACTGGCGTTAGGACATCGATCGAGGACTATGAATCTATGCTTGAGGATGATTTGGCTAGTAATTCGGAATTTATTGAGCATTTCGAACAACTAATCAGGGATGTTCCAAGTGATGATTTTGACtatgttgataattacCTTTTCAGGCTCATCTCCCCACAAGTACAAATCAAGTCGGACGTTGAAAGGAATGCGGCGGTTATTTTAGCGGCTAGAGATATAGAAATGGGAATTATTGATATAGTTCAAGTGTATGGGAAATCAGGGAAAAGAATTCCTGTTGACGTTGATACCATCGTAGAAACTCGCTATTCTGCTGTTTCAAAGGATATACAATTGTTCACactattcaaaaaagatttGGATGGCCCTGAAGGCAGATTCTTTCATAAAAATGGATATGGTCTAGACAAAGAGTCTGATGTATGGCCCCCATGGATTCCCCTTGAAATGTGTTTCGACGGCTCCTTATTAGATAAGCATGTCTTTTTGAAGCGAAGATCAATGTTCTTGACATATGTTGCCCCTAACCCCTTATTTTTTAGTGCAAATAACATATCGTCATTTTCCTGTGATTCGAGGTTTCGTATTGCATTTCCAGGACTGATTCTTACTTCCGACTGTCAACAATACTGTGCTGTATACGCAATCGCAGAGGActtactttcttttggctCATCCTTGGATGAGAAGGTTGAGAAACTTTCCAGGATTTTATTCACCGATGAGGTAAGAAATAACCTGGAAAACCTTGATGTCTCTGTTGTCACAGCCCTACAAGACAGGATTAAAGAGCTGTATTATACTCGAGCATATTTGAAACTTCACGATCCAAGACTATTCAGGAAATCAGGCCAAGAATTAACTTTCGACATACAAACTAGTACATTAAAGTTGACGCTGCTCATGACGGCAATCAAGAAAACTTATGACAGGATGGGGAGCGGTAACAGAATtatacagaaaaaattaagatGGCAAGTTGGAACTGATGAATTGATATGGGAGTTGTATGATGGAAGCAAGACGCCTTTTGTAACAATTGGGCTTGGACCTTCTACTTTTATTCGTTCTGAAACCTCCGATGGTACCAATAGTAACAAAGTATCTATTTCCTCATTACAGTGTTTCaatcaacagcaacatcCTATTTACACTGAATTGCTGGCCCcattttctgaaaactcatcttataataaaaatgccCCGATGGCGGAgattttttggatattGGGTCCGTCAGTTGGGGGAATTTCTGATTTGCAAGACTTGATTGTTTCCTTACAACCGttgattttcaagatgGATCATAAAACATCTGAGAAACTTATGAATTatctttttccaaagataGAACAAACTTGCATAGAGCCTAGTTCACCAGATCAGGTGCCACGAACTTCCACCAGTTCATTTCATTTATCTTCCCCAGGTTTGCGCCACAGTTTTTCTAATGGCTCTTTATCTGCAAACGATGCAAAAGATGTTGATTCTTGGGATTTGCGCAGCATTCAAAGCAACAAAGGAGGCTTGAGAGAGAGAAAAGATGATCACAGGAAAATATCAGCATCACTTTTTGTGCAGCCTGATTACAACATCAATGAAATGGTGAAGCGATCAGgaacatttttcaacgTAAAATCTATTGTAATCCGAAAAACTTTAATGTCCGTATGTTATAAAGGTTCTCACAGCCTCTTGACTGATGTTAATGACTTGATTGTTAGAGTTCCTGTCTTGAAATATCACAATAAATTGTGGTCAAgggaagaatttttcacagCATTGAAGAGAGACGTTGTAAGGATAGTTTTACAACATTTGGGGAATATAATCGGTAACAAATTTTTGCCGCacaaaaaagagaataagaagaaaacttcaaTGGAAATACACCGGCTACTAAGTCCCGATTTCGAAAGTCGTAACACTTCACATATTCGCGAAATCAAAGGACATCCTGATTCATTTGATTTCTCCACTTCCTCCTCAGGCGCCAGATCAATAAATTCAGATGCAGCttatgatgaaaatgatataAATGCGGAAATAAAGCCATTTTACCCTGTTATAAGTAACAGTCCAAAAAATAAGTGA
- the CLB2 gene encoding B-type cyclin CLB2 (similar to Saccharomyces cerevisiae CLB1 (YGR108W) and CLB2 (YPR119W); ancestral locus Anc_3.452) has product MSNPIEGTENSQNTSSSRFLRNVQRLALNNVTNTTIQKNNTNPSSLTNFKSTLSSAKKEGSRIPQFTRDTVPRPTAALEEKGILTNNSINQLANSNPSDNKENQDPSAKKFGTLASIKEGRTEVPEERSVQESSSAKEIIQHDSSKSTEPGTIIVNKAVENEKLHPAGGQLELRSKETENDSGKKRPISTIVEQDLPKKFKVCDENGKEEYEWEDLDAEDVNDPFMVSEYVDSIFEYLHQLEVITLPKKEDLYQHRNIHQNRDILVNWLVKIHNKFGLLPETLYLAINIMDRFLCKELVQLDKLQLVGTSCLFIASKYEEVYSPSIKHFASETDGACTEDEIKEGEKFILKTLKFNLNYPNPMNFLRRISKADDYDIQSRTLAKFLLEISLVDFRFIGVLPSLCAAAAMFMSRKMLGKGKWDGNLIHYSGGYTKGELAPVCHMIMDYLVSPIVHDEFHRKYQSRRFMKASIISVQWALKVRKNGYDIMTLHE; this is encoded by the coding sequence ATGTCCAACCCAATAGAGGGCACGGAAAACTCACAAAATACCAGCTcatcaagatttttgaGGAATGTACAACGGTTGGCCTTGAACAATGTAACAAATACAACAATTCAGAAGAATAATACCAATCCTTCTTCTCtaacaaatttcaaatctacGCTGAGCTCTGCAAAGAAGGAAGGAAGCAGGATTCCCCAGTTTACTAGAGACACCGTACCCAGACCAACAGCCGCACTAGAGGAAAAAGGTATTCTGACAAATAATAGCATAAATCAACTGGCCAACAGTAATCCTTCggataataaagaaaaccagGATCCAAGTGCTAAAAAATTTGGCACATTAGCCTCTATAAAGGAGGGAAGAACGGAAGTGCCTGAAGAAAGAAGTGTACAGGAATCCTCTTCCGCCAAGGAAATAATCCAGCATGATTCCTCAAAAAGCACTGAGCCCGGAACTATTATCGTTAATAAAGCGGtcgaaaatgaaaaacttcatccAGCCGGAGGTCAACTCGAACTTAGAAGTAAggaaactgaaaatgataGTGGGAAGAAAAGACCAATTTCTACAATCGTTGAGCAAGACTTACCtaaaaaattcaaggtgtgtgatgaaaatggtaaagaagaatatgagTGGGAAGATTTAGATGCAGAAGACGTGAATGATCCTTTCATGGTCAGCGAATACGTCGATAGTATATTCGAGTATCTTCATCAACTAGAAGTTATCACTCTACCCAAGAAGGAAGATCTCTACCAGCACAGAAATATTCATCAAAACCGAGATATCCTAGTTAATTGGTTGGTCAAAATTCACAACAAATTTGGCTTGTTACCGGAGACTTTGTATCTTGCCATTAACATAATGGACAGGTTTTTATGTAAAGAATTAGTTCAATTGGACAAACTACAACTAGTTGGTACTTCATGCCTTTTTATTGCCTCTAAATATGAGGAGGTATATTCTCCTAGTATAAAGCATTTTGCCTCAGAAACAGACGGTGCATGTACggaagatgaaattaaagaaggtgaaaaattcattttaaAGACATTAAAGTTTAACTTGAATTATCCCAATCCGATGAATTTCCTGAGAAGAATTTCCAAGGCAGACGACTACGATATACAGTCTCGAACACTTGCCAAATTCTTATTGGAAATATCATTGGTAGATTTTAGATTCATTGGAGTATTACCTTCATTATGCGCGGCCGCTGCTATGTTTATGTCGAGAAAAATGCTAGGAAAGGGTAAATGGGACGGTAATCTGATACACTATAGTGGGGGATATACTAAAGGAGAACTTGCTCCCGTTTGCCACATGATAATGGATTATTTGGTGAGTCCAATAGTCCACGACGAATTTCacagaaaatatcaatcCAGAAGGTTCATGAAGGCCTCCATAATTTCCGTTCAATGGGCTTTGAAGGTTAGAAAAAACGGCTACGATATAATGACTTTGCATGAATGA